A region from the Palaemon carinicauda isolate YSFRI2023 chromosome 9, ASM3689809v2, whole genome shotgun sequence genome encodes:
- the LOC137646283 gene encoding uncharacterized protein: MENSLVSNGNKETDRIVDLFVPSSIFLHFSNIPHPFLYHPQPPQHFPPLPVSSPTFPTPSCILRNIPHHFLYHPPPPQLSRPLPVSSSSSPTFPTPSCFLPNIPHTFLYHPPPPQHSSPLPVSFPTFPHAFLYPPQHYPPHPVSSSSSLTFPTPPLLLSNIPHPFLYHPPPPQHSPPLPVSSPTFPTPSCIILLLPSIPHPFLISYPFLYPFQHSPSIPVSSPTFPTPSCIILLLPNILHPFLYPPQNFLLLLVSFPTFPIHSCILPNIPHPFLYHPPPPQHYPPLPVSSPTFPTPSCILTNFPHPFLYPLPPPQHSPPLPVSSLTFLTPSFILTNFPHSFLYHPPSPQHSPPLPVSSSFYPTFPTPSCILPKHSPPLPVSSSSSPTFPTPSCILANISHSLPVSSLTFPTHSCIILLLSNIPHPFLYPPQNFLPLLVSFPTFPIHSCILPNIPHPFLYHHPPPQHSPPLPVSSPTFPTPSCILPSIPLPFLHPLQYSPSIPVSSQHSPPVPLSSSSSPTFSTTSCILPNIPHPFLYPHQLSPPPPVSSSSSQTFPTPSCILLLLPNIPHPILYPPLHSLLQCG, from the exons atggaaaatagcttagtgagcaacggaaataaggaaacggatagaatagtggaCCTCTTTGTTCCCTCAA GTATCTTCCTCCACTTCTCCAACattccccaccccttcctgtatcatCCTCAACCTCCCCAACATTtcccaccccttcctgtatcctccccaacatttcccaccccttcctgtatcctccGCAACATTCCCCACCACTTCctgtatcatcctcctcctccccaacTTTCCAGACCCCTTCCTGTATCATCCTCTTcctccccaacattccccaccccttcctgttttctccccaacattccccacaccttcctgtatcatcctcctcctccccagCATTCCTCACCCCTTCCTGTATCCTTTCCAACATTCCCCCATGCATTCCTGTATCCTCCCCAACATTACCCACCCCATCCTGTATCATCATCCTCCTCCCTAACATTCCCCACCCCTCCCCTTTTACTTTCCAACATTCCCCACCCCTTTctgtatcatcctcctcctccccagcattccccaccccttcctgtatcctccccaacattccccaccccttcctgtatcatcctcctcctccccagcattccccaccccttcct AATTTCCTACCCCTTCTTGTATCCTTTCCAACATTCCCCATCCATTCCTGTATcctccccaacattccccaccccttcctgtatcatCCTCCTCCTTCCCAACATTCtccaccccttcctgtatcctccCCAGAATTTCCTACTCCTTCTTGTATCCTTTCCAACATTCCCCATCCATTCCTGTATCCTCCCTAACATTCCCCACCCCTTCTtgtatcatcctcctcctccccaacattatccaccccttcctgtatcctccccaacattccccaccccttcctgtatcctcACTAACTttccccaccccttcctgtatcctcttcctcctccccaacATTCtccaccccttcctgtatcctccCTAACATTCCTCACTCCTTCCTTTATCCTCACCAACTTTCCCCACTCCTTTCTGTATCATCCTCCTtctccccaacattccccaccccttcctgtatcctccTCCTTCTAcccaacattccccaccccttcctgtatcctccCCAAACATTCTCCACCACTTCCTGTATCATCATCCTcctccccaacattccccaccccATCCTGTATCCTCGCCAACATTTCCCACTCCCTTCCTGTATCCTCCCTAACATTCCCCACCCATTCCTGTATCATCCTCCTCCTCTCCAACattccccaccccttcctgtatcctccCCAGAATTTCCTACCCCTTCTTGTATCCTTTCCAACATTCCCCATCCATTCCTGTATCCTCCCAAACattccccaccccttcctgtatcatCATCCTCCTCCCCAACATTCtccaccccttcctgtatcctccccaacattccccaccccttcctgtatcctccCCAGCATTCCCCTCCCCTTCCTGCATCCTCTCCAATATTCCCCATCCATTCCTGTATCCTCCCAACATTCCCCACCCGTTCCtttatcatcctcctcctccccaacATTCTCTACCACTTCCTGTATcctccccaacattccccaccccttcctgtatcctcACCAACTTTCCCCACCCCCTCCtgtatcttcctcctcctcccaaacattccccaccccttcctgtatcctcctcctcctgccCAATATTCCTCACCCCATCCTGTATCCTCCCCTGCATTCCCTACTACAATGTGGATGA